TCGGCAAGCAGACCTTTTGGTATATCTTCGAGTGACAATTCAAGCGGCTTCATGCGGCTCAAGGAATAGACGACGATGCCCATATCAATGCCCGATGTCCTTATCCTCTCTTCGTCTAGCACTCTTTCCAGTAGAGTTTCTAGAGGTTCGGAGTCTATTCCCCGAGAATCTATTACCTCTTTGGCGAGCGACAGGGCTTCGAAAAGCTTCCATTCGGTGAAGCCCTTCTTCAAAAGTTCAGATGTCTTTTCAGATATGTTGAAGATGGTACCAACCTCTAGCTCCAGCCAGAACTGTAAAGCCATTTCGTACTCCCGGCTGGCCACAGCGGCGGCGTTTATCGCACCGGCCGAACTGCCGAAGACTCCATCGATCTCCACTCCGAGCTGGATCAAAGCCTTCCAGACTCCCATCTGGTAAATACTGCGAACCCCTCCCCCGGAGAGCACCAGTGCAAGCGAAGCCGAAAGGTATCCATGAAAGAGAATTGCCTGACAGAGTAGGATAATAAAAACAATCTTCATGTCAATCTCCGCGACATTTCGCACTAGACGAGGTTATGTTGAAACAGAAAAACACATGTGTTTTATTATTATCAGTCGATATATTCACTCAAAGGTTCTCCTTTAACATATTCACGAGAGTTTCCAGGACCTTCACTCTGGCGTATCTCTTGTCGTTCGACTCAACTACGGTCCACGGAGCGTACGAAGTACTCGTACGAACCAGCATCTCCTCAATCGCCGGTTTGTAAATATTCCATTTTTCACGGTTTCTCCAGTCCTCGGGAGTAATTTTCCACTGCTTCACGGGATCGTTTTCCCTCGTCTGGAATCTCTTCAGTTGTTCTTCGAGGTCTATGTGCAGCCAGAATTTGGCCAGAACGGTTCCATGATCGTGGAGCTGTTCCTCCATATCGTTTATTTCGCGATAAGCTCTGGCCCATTCAGCTTCACTGGCGAAACCTTCGACTCTTTCGACAAGAACGCGGCCGTACCAGCTACGGTCGAAGATAGCGATATGTCCGTCTTTTGGCATATTGGTCCAGAATCTCCAGAGATAATGGTACGACTTCTCGGCATCGTTCGGCGCACTGATTGGTATCACCTCGTAACCGCGGGGATCGAGTTTAGCGGTTAAACGCCTAATATTTCCACCCTTTCCAGCGGCGTCCATGCCCTCATAAACGACTACCAGTGCCCTCCTCTTTTTGTACAGAATATGCTGATACTCTCTCAGTTTTTTCTGTACCTCGGCCAATCTCTTCTCGTAAAGATCCTCCTCCATACTCTTGGAAAGGTCTAGAGAATCTATGACAGATGTGTTGCCAGACCAGGGGTTGACAGTTCCGTTCACACTGTCATGTCTTTCAAGTGCCTTTTCAATGCAGTTCACGACGGTGTTCATTATCTGTACGGCGGCAAGCCTTTCATCGGTTGAGGGTATTATGTACCAGGGTGCGATATCCGTGTCGCTAGCCTGCAGGATCCTCTCGATGAACGACTTCACAGATTCGTAGTTCTTGTTCTGACGGAAATCTCTTTTCTTCACCCGCCAGGAAGTCGATGGATTCGAATCCAGTTTCTCGAGTCTTCTTTTCTGTTCTTTTCGGTCTATGTGCAGAAAAAACTTGATGATTACGGCGCCGGAATCGGTGAGAAGTCTTTCCAGTGAGTTGAAGGTTTTCAAATACGACAGAAACTCTCTCTCTCCAATCGCCTTTTCTTCGTCCAGTAGAACCTTGTACCAGCTTCTATCGAAAATAGTTATGCGTCCACAGGAGGGAAACCGATTCCAGAAAGGCCAGAGATATGGGTGAAATCTGTCGTTTTCGTCTGTGCCGGCCATGGGAAAGACTTTGAAACCTCTGGGGTCCAATGGCATTATGAGATTGTTTATCGCCGTGCCTTTTCCCGACGCCTCCCAACCTTCAAAGAGTATAACCACCGGAATCGATCTCTCTTTGAGTTTTCGCTGGAGAAAGCCGAGAATCGGTTCCAGAGACTCCAGAGCCGAGGAGTATTCCTTACCAGATAGTTTTGCTTCCAGGTCGATTTTATCGAGCATCAATACTTCTCCGAAGAGAACTTCATTTCGTAGGCCTCGTGCTCGGGATTGGCTACCATCATATCTGTAAAGTCGCTTAGTAGTTCCTTGAAGACGCCTGTTTTCATGAACTCGTCGGCATATCTTTTATCTTCCCACATGCCTACGGCCAAAGCCTTTCCACCGTTCGCGGTCATGATAAAGGCACGGATGAAACCCTCGCGTCCGGTAGCCCTTTCGAGGACCGCTTCTTTCCATATCCTGCAGGCCCTCTCGAGAGATTCTTCACGAAAGTGGTACCTCATTACGGCAACGTACATCTCTCTCACCTCCCTTTTCAATTTTACAGTCTCTTTCGCCCGGCGTAGAGAGACGGGGAGAGTGTAGAAAGCTCAATTTTGGTAGATATTGTCTATGTGGACGACGACCTTCGCACAGTCATGCCCAAGTATTGACGACAGTTTGTCGCTTCTTGTTCCTTTGATTCTATCGACTTCGAAGGAACTGAAGTTGCTTATCCCACGCGCGATTTCCTCACCTTCAAAGGAGAGTATCCTGACTACCTCTCCCTGAGAGAACTCGCCTTCGACTCTCTCGACACCGACCGCCAGAAGACTCTTACCCCTTTTCAAGGCGGTAATGGCACCTCTGTTTATTATAAGCGAACCTCCAGGAGTTGATAGAAAACCTATCCAGATTTTTCTGGCCCCGGGCGACGAATCGATCGGTTCGAAAACCGTGCCGGTTTCGATTCCATGAATGAACTTCCCGATGTTCGATAGCTCGCGGCCATTGCAGATGCAGCATTTGATACCTGATGCCGAAGCCCCTCTTGCTGCGCGAATCTTGGTGCCTATCCCTCCGGTTCCCCAGCTACTACCGGACATACTCTTGATCTTGCTGGCCGAATCGAAAACGCGCATAACCTTTCCCTCTTCGTTGTAGATGCCATCGACTGTGGACATGAGTATTAAATAGTCGGCCTTCCAGCCCATCGCAAACATGGCCGCCAGTATGTCGTTATCGCCGAACATGATTTCTTCGGTTGAGGTAGTGTCGTTCTCGTTCACTATGGGTATGACTCCCATTTCTAGAAGACCTATTAGTGTGTTTCTCAGGTTGAGAAAGCGCTTCCTGTGGCCGAAATCGTCTCGGTTGACGAGTATCTGTGCGACCTTTTCTCCGTAGAGATCGAAAACAGTTTCGTACAGCTTCATCAGTTGAACCTGCCCGGCCGCGCACAGTGCCTGTTTCAGGTACAGATCGTGTTCGGCGCTTCTACCGCTTAAGTATCCAAAACCGGCAGCCTTAGCACCGGACGAGACCAGAACCACTTCGTTTTCGAGAGATTTGAGATTGGCTATCTCCCGCGCTAGCTCGGCTATGTAACGTCTGTCGAGCTCTCCGCTCTTTTTCACTAGCAAATTCGAACCAACTTTAAGCACTATTCTGGACATTATTCTCTCACCTGGTAATCGCCCATCACGGTGTACTTGTAGCTCGTGAGTTCTCTTAAGCCGAAGGGTCCACGGGCGTGGAGTTTTTGAGTACTTATGCCTATCTCGCTTCCGAAACCGAACTCACCACCGTCCGTGAATCGTGTAGAAGCGTTCACGTAAACCGCGGCAGAATCGACGGCCTTCAAAAAGTACCTGGCGTTCGAGTAGTCTTCGGTCAGTATAGACTCCGAGTGATGGGATGAATATCTCTCTATGTGTTCGATTGCCTCTTTAACATCGTTTACAACCTTTACGGCCAGGATGAGGTCGAGGAATTCGGTCTCGTAGTCTTCTTCGGTAGCCGGGATCATTTCCGCGAACTGCCTCGACCTTTCACAACCGCGGAGTTCGACATTCTTTCTTGAGAGAGTTTCTTTCATCATCGGGAGAAACTTCCCGGCGATCTTCTCGTGCACAAGAACCGTTTCAACGGCGTTGCACGTTCCCGGTCTCTGTGTTTTTGCGTTGTCAATGATCGCTACGGCCTTGGATAGGTCGGCATTATAGTCCACGAATATATGGCAGTTTCCCGTCCCGGTTTCGATTACCGGTACTGTTGAGTTGTTGACCACGAACTGTATCAGACTGCTACCCCCTCTGGGTATTATCAGCGACAGATATTCCCTCATTTTCAACATCTCCATAACACAATCTCTGGATATATCCTCTATCAACTCTACACATCCGCCGGGTAGGCCGACCGTCTTCAGAGCACGTTTTATAGCTTGCACTATCGCCCTGTTGGAGTTTATCGCGTCGCTGCCACCCTTCAGAAGTACTGAATTTCCGGATTTTAAGGCCAGTATCGAGGCATCGACTGTAACGTTTGGGCGCGATTCGTATATCATACCTATGGCACCGATAGGAACCCTCTCTCTGGATATTCTCAGACCGTCTTTTTGGACCCAGGTGGTTTCTATCTCGCCAACGGGATCGGGTAATGCCGCCACGTCATGACAGGCCTGTATCATACCGTCTATCCTTTTTTCGGTGAGCGCGAGTCTGTCAATCAGCGATTCCTTGATTTCTCTGTTTCTGGCCTGTAAAACATCCAGAGAGTTCGCGTCGAGTATCTCACCGCGGTTCATGTCTATAGAATCGGCTATTGCCTTCAAAGCCTGGTTCTTAACGGTGGTGCTCGCCAGCCTCAGAAATCTGTAAGCCTCCCTGACTTTCACTCCTTTTTCCGTTAGGTCCGTCATTTCTTCCCCTCCAGTTCAGCGTTGATCTCTTTCGCCCTCAGATAGGTGTCGAAGAGAGCCTTCATTATAGTTCCCCTGAGTCCTTCTCTTTCCAGTGAATAAATCCCCTCTATCGTGGTGCCTCCGGGTGAGGTGACGAGGTGTCTGAATTCGCCAGGATGGTTACCCTTTTCTTTGAGAAGCTCGACCGATCCACCCAGGGTACCGAGTATGAGTTCCCTTGAAACCTCGTAGGAGAGACCCATCTTCAATCCCACGTCTATGAGCGATTCGACGATTACAAATACAAAGGCCGGACCGCTCCCGCTGAGAGCGGTAACGGCCGCCAGGTCCTTTTCTCTGACCTCGACTATATCTCCCATCGTCAGAAGTATTCTTTTTACCTCTCGGCGCTCGTCTTCGTTGAAGCCCTCCGAAAACACCAGACCAGTCACTCCTCTGCCGATAGCGCTCGGAACGTTCGGCATGATTCTAGCGATCTTTTTTATGGAAGTGTTAAAGGCTATTGTATCTATCTGAATACCAGTTATGGTGCTTATTATTATAGGACTGTGCTGTCTGCCGTTCTTTATCTGGGCGAAGAGCTCCATACAGTCCTGCGGTTTCACCGAAAGGATCACATGTGTGCAGTTTTTGAATATCTCTGAAGGTTCGGAAGCGACGACTACCTTTGTGGAATCGGAAGTCAAACCGGACAACTTCTCCGGGTATCTATCCAGTAGGTACAGGGCTTCCAGCCCTTCGAATTTGCTCAGCAATCTATGGGCAAAGATTCCTCCTATATTTCCTACACCGATTATTCCTATCTTCATTTTCCCCCTCCTGAATTTTCAGTTGAATGTCTTTCCACTATAGAAGCAAAATTTGAGAATATCTTTAGCGAATCCATCTCCGATCCGAGGTCGATCTCTTCGGGGTGAAACTGTATTCCGTACTTCAGGTTATCTTTCGAGGCTATCGCTTGAATGAAAGTTGAATCGTTCCTGGCGATGATGGAGTAACCATGCGGGACATAAGGCAGGGCATAGTTGTGTCGTTGACATACTTCAAGAGGTGACTTCATGCCCTTGAAAAGGTCGTTTCCGCCATCAAGCCACACCCTCGAGAGCCCCAGCTCCTTCGAGACCACCAGAGAAACTCCTGCAAGCCTCGCCAGTATCTGCATACCTAGGCAGATACCCAGGATAGGTTTGTTGAAATTCCTTAAATAGCTCGCTCCGTATAAATCACTTTTTTCTTCGAAATAATTCTTCATCGTAAATCCGCCCGAGATAATTAATCCATCACAGCAAGAAGCATCCTGCGGAAATCCCTCTCGAAAGGTTCTCCATGTCCGGTAGAGCACCCCCATCTTTTCAAGCGCAAATTCTAATGGAGAGAGTGTCCTGTCGAAATCACTGTCGTTTAGAAGAACACAGATCATCTCGCAAGACCTCCTGTGTTTTGCGCTTATTATATCACCAGCTATTTTCGTTAAGGTTCAGAGAGTTTGCAACGTAAAGACGAATGGACGGATTTTTGCCATCGAAATCTACAATGTTGGGATGTTACCCGTTGATTAAATCAGCCCGAAAAGCGAAACTCAATGTCGTTCAAACCTACAATTTTATATTCTCTTACCCATTAGACTGTTGAAGATATAGACCTCTCCGCCAGTCTTTGTGGTTATAGTTTTGTACGCTATCTCGTGGTATGCGGTTATTCTTCTGACCGTTCGTGTGCTCGATCTCATGGCAATGGAGTCGGTTATGGCTTTACTGTGGGTGAAGCGGACACCTTTAAGGAAAGAGCCGTCGGTTATGCCTGTTGCGCTGAAAATAACCTCTTCGCCCTTTATCAGATCTTGTGTCCAGTAGACATTGTTGATTTTGAAGTTGGATTTCTCCGTTTTTTCAATCTCTGCGCTGTCTCTGGGCCAGCATTTTACCTGTATTTCTCCTCCAAGGCACTGGAGCGCAGCCGCCGCGAGTACAGCCTCAGGCGAACCACCGATCCCCATATATATCTCAGTGCCACCATCGGGAAGGGCCGTGGCGATCGCCGCAGCTATATCGCCATCGTTTATGAGCTTTATTCTCGCTCCGACGTTCCTTATGGCTTCCACCAGTGGATAATTTCTCTCTCTCTCCAGCACCGTGACGGTAAGCTCGGACACTTTGACACCGAGAATCGCGGCCGCGATTTTGAGGTTCTCTCTCGGGCTTGCGTTTATGTCGAGACTCCCGGCAAGTTCTTCACCGACCGCGAGCTTATCGACGTAGTAAGTTGGAAGCGGGGCTATCTTGCCTCTTTCAGTCGCCGCTATCACACTCAAAGCGTTGGGTCGACCGTTGGCCACAAGTCTTGTGCCGTCAACTGGATCAACAGCGATAAGAACTTCGGGATCTTCCTCCCCCCATTTACCGACATGTTCCCCCGCAGCCAGCATTGGAGCATGATCCTTCTCTCCTTCACCGATCACGACTGTTCCGCGCATGTCGAGGAGATCGAGAATTCCCCGCATCGCGTCAACTGCCCTCTGATCAACGATCTCTTTGTCGCCCCGTCCAAGGTAAACGCTAGATAACAACGCCGCGGCTTCTGTTACTCTTACCATGTCAAGAGTGATCTCAGGTATCATTTTTTCACCTCCGATTCAATCATAGCATCACACATTCTCTTAGAGTGATTCTCAGCCTTCTCAAATATATCCCAATTATGGCATGATAAAATCGTAGAAAGTAACTGCGAAGGCTTGTTTTGTATCGTTGCTTTTGATACTGAAAATCTGAAGTATTTGAAAAGTATCGTTTCGGTTTGAGCCTAACGGTTTGTTTGGACCGCAGCTGTTGATGGAAGGGATTCGGTTATGAAGAACCCTTTCAAACCCTTTGAAGTCTAAGGATCGTTTTTCCATAAAGGAAGAGGAGGAGATGGAGATGAAGAAAGCGCTACTGTTACTTTTCATGATTTCTCTAGTCGTTTTGGCAATGGCTATGACCGAAGAGTTGCCGGAAATGGTATTTGTCAGTGGGGGGAACATCATTTACGTTGGAGGTACTCATATTACTGAAGATTCAACGATATGCGCAGTAAATCTTCAGATTCCATTCATTGAAGGGCTTACCAGACCAGGTTTCGAATCCTATATCAACTCTCTGATAAAATCCGAAGTCGAGCAATACAGCAAAGAGATCCAAAAGATGGCAGCAGACGCCTATGAAGCGTCCAAAGAAGATGAATGGCCCTTCAGAACTTTCGATGTCTATGTGGTCTATACTGCTTACTTGAGTAACGGCATTCTCAGCATAGATATGATCTTCAGCGAATTCACTGGAGGAGCCCACCCCAATGCGGCCAGGCGGACGTACAATATCGACATAAGTGGGAACCATTTAGTTTCATTGAAAAGCCTCTTTCCTTCCGAGGATTTCGAGAACAAACTGAACGAGTTGCTTTTTAGCAAGATAAAAGAAAGAGAAGATCTGTGGCCAGCGGAATTCAAGGGCGTTCAACCGGACCAGGGCTTTTACCTGAATGCGGGAAGGCTGTATATATACTTCCAGCCTTATGAGATAGGCCCCTGGGCTTCAGGTATGCCCGAGTTCAGTTTTCTCCTTACTGACCTGATGTAAGAACTGGATTAAAGGCTTTTCCGGGATTCTCTATAACCGGCGCTGAAAAGCGTCGCTGATGTAATTTTACGGTCTACCTCGTTGACACTCTCTGGTATTGATGGTAAAGTTTTATTGCCAGCCGAGGTGGTGGAACTGGCAGACGCGGCGGACTCAAAATCCGCTGGGGTTGAGAGCCCCGTGCGGGTTCGATTCCCGCCCTCGGCACCAGAGGAAGGCTAAGCCTTCCTCATTTTTATGGAGGTGTTCTTCTTGAGATTTCTGGACTTCGATCTACAGGACAGAGATCTGGATTCAGCGGCATCTGAGTTGCTTGATGGAGTAAAGTCCGGCAAGAAGTACTTCGTTCTCACATTGAATGCGCTGATAGTTTATGAGTATCTCCGTAACCGGGATTATCATGAGGCACTTGAGAGAGTAAATTACGTGGTTCCCGATGGAAGCGGAGTTTTAAAAGCCATAAAATTACTCAATAAAAGGAAAGTTGGCAGGGTTCCCGGTATAGACCTGATGCTCACTATCTGCAAACTGGCTTCCATGGGAAACAAGAGAATCTATCTTCTTGGTTCTAAAACCGATACAGTAACAAAAACCATTAAAAATTTAAAAGAAAGATATCCCGGTCTTAATATAGCAGGCTATCACAACGGTTTCTTTGATGAAAGTGAAAGTGATACAATCGTTTCAGAAATAAACAATTCACGTGCGGATATACTGTTCGTTGGAATGGGTGTACCTAAACAGGAATTATGGATCACGGAAAATCTGGACAGATTGAATGTCAAGGTTTTGATGGGTGTCGGTGGCTCCTTCGATGTCATTTCGGGAAACTTGAAGAGAGCTCCCGCCTGGATGCAGAGGTTAGGTCTTGAGTGGTTTTATAGAACCATTCAAGAACCCAGAAAACGCTTGAGATTGATACCCAAACTTGTCAAGTTTGAACTTCATATTCTTAAGTCTTATCTTTGTTTGAGAAGAGGTGGTTCCGGATGATCGTTACCAACGTACTGGCCTTCACGAACGATTTCGCGAATCCTCTTGTGGATGACGCGCTGGTCAGATTCGAGAATGGAGAGATTACCTACGTCGGTCCTAGAAGGGAGTACAGCATTCAGGAAGATGAAGAAGTTGTGGACGGAGAGAAAGGACTCCTGCTTCCGGCTTTTTGCAACGCTCACCTGAGCATTTATTCTAGTGTTTCATCGTACCCTCTCAAAATTATAAAGGGCTATGAGAATGGAGCCGGTTATTTCAACAATCTGCTTAAGTCAGGATACTCCAAAACCAACGAGAAGATCGCAAAAGTATCGGCCGAATTAGCAGTGTTAAAGGCTTTGAAGAGCGGCACTGTCTCATTCAGTGGCCCCATTTTCGATTGTCCAGAAGTGGATGCGGAGTTTTACAGAGAACTCGCACGGAGGTACGGAGTTAACATCGCGGTCGGCCCGGTAGTGGTAAAAGAATCGATCGAATCCATTATCGAGCGATGGCATGAAGTACCCCGTGATAGCAATTTCTGTCCTCTCATATATGTAAGCGAACTGGCGACCTACGACGAAGAAGACCTGATCAAGCTACGCGACCTCTATTCTAAGGGTATAAACTTGAACCTCTTTATATTCGACATGAAGCAAGAGAACGATCTGTGCCTTTCAAGATGGGGCGAAAGCCTTATAGAGAGATTGCTGAAGAATGGCATTCTCGTTCCCGAATGCGGCATTATTTATGGAGGAAACCTGAGTGAAACCGATATGGATATAATCTCGAACAGAAGGATATTCGTTACCAAATCCATACGTTCCGAGATGTACGCCGGAACCTTTCAACCTAATATCGCTGACCTTTTGGGGAGAGGAATGCACGTCTCTATAGGAACAGGTTTCATGGGAACGGAACTCATAGAGGAGGCCAGGGAGATAGTGCTTTCGGAAAGATATCACAAGCACTATGATAACGTTGTAATCGACTACGAAATACGGAAAACGCTTTACGATAATAATTATAAACTGGCACAGCGTTTCTTCGGAAAACGTACGGGGGTAATAAAAGAGGGCTATTCGGCCGACCTCCTTCTGGCCAAACCGGTACTGGATTTTGAAAGACTTGACCCCGAACTGCCCACAGTTCTACAACTGATCTTGAAAACCTCCTGTGAATCTAATTATGAAAAAGTCTGGAATACCGGAGAATTGATACTCGACAAGGGCTTCCCCCAGAGGATATCCAGGAAGGAGCTTAAAGACCTTTCCAGGGATATCAAAAACCTGGAATTGTAACCTGACCGGACTTTTTATATATATCGATCGCATGCCTTATTGCAGAGGCACGCTTTTCACCTATACCATCGACATCCTTCAATTCGTCCTCCGTGCTTTCGAGGAGGTTAAATAGCGTTCCGAACTCCCTTCCCAGATTTATGGCCACATGAAGCGGGATTCGCGGAATATGCCTCGCGAAACGGATACCCCTGGAACGTATAAAATACTCCACTGCCTGAGATGCCGTAGTGATATCGTACCCCAGGATTCTGAGAATTGAACCGAAACTGTTGATCTCTTTCTCGGTCAGTCCGTTGAGCCTGGTAAGAATCTCTTCAAGCTCTTCAGGTTCAACCAATTCATCGCTGAAATCCAGCACCAGGTTCTCTATCTCCTCACCAACATTGACCAACATCTCGGTGATCTGCATCTGGGGAAACCTTCCGTGATTTCCAAGTTCGGCGATTGTTATCTCCGCTTCCTGACCTATCATCATTACCATGAGCCCTTTCTGTATTGTTTTCACCACATCGAATAGAGTGAGAGAGCCGGCCCTTTCCATGAACTCCATTCCTGTCAGAGCCTCTATAAAAGCCTCTTTGTATTTCTCAGCCGTTCTTATCGTTTGGGTTATTTTTGAAGTGAGAGTCTCAACGTTGTTCAACGTATATACATAGTCACCGAAGAAAATAGTCATCGTATTACGCCTCTTGGAAACGGCAACGAGCATCTTTCCCGTCTCTTTTGCCATTCTCTCTGCGGCCCGGTGTCTCATACCGGTCTGGTTGGTGCTTATGTTATGGTCTGGAATCAACTGTACGTTGGCACCTATGATCGTCGAAAGGTCTTCGGTCACAACGATAGCGCCGTCCATCTTGGCCAGTTCGTATAATTTGTTTGCGTTGAAGGAGCAGTTCAAAAGGAAGCCGATCTGCATCAAGTTGCTATATTTCTTGTAATCATCCACAAAAAAGATCAGTCCGCCGATGCTGGCATCCTGGATGTCGTCGAGGGCGTGCCTGAGGGGAGTTCCCGGGGCAATGATCTTCAATTTCTCAATAAACTCACTTCTCTCCACTTTTTATCCCTCCAATGAGCCTCAAAAGTTGCTTCACGTCTTTTATACCATTCTTGCCCTCGGGAGAAATCACTTCATTGAAGGGCGAGTTTTTCACCCGATCCAGTCTCCGTTCCGCGGAAGACACTGAGCGAACCGTACCGTCCAGTCCCAGTTCGCCGAAAACGGCGAAATTATCTGGAATTGCCGTATCTGTGAACGAAGATATGAGAGCGGTTGCGACCGCTAGATCCACCCCGGTATCCTCTATCTGCAGACCACCGGCAACGTTGACATACAGGTCGAGACTGTCGAGTGGTATGTTAGCCCTCTTGGTGAGAACGGCCGCCACCAAAAGAACTCTCTCGAGAGGTACACCGGTGGAAAGCCTTCGCGGGGTTCCGTAGATAGGCCTGGATACAAGGGCCTGGATCTCCACCAGAAAAGCCCTCGATCCCTCGGAGATCACTGCTATTATATTCCCCGGTGAACTGACGAAATCTTCGACGAAAACGCTACTTATATCGGCGATCTCCTTGAGGCCGGAGGAGGTCATTTCGAAGACGGCTATCTCGTCGGATGGGCCGAAGCGGTTTTTCACGGTTCTCAGGAAGCGGTAACCAGTTTTACTGGCTTCGAAATACAGTACCGTGTCGACCAGGTGCTCTATCAACTTGGGTCCGGCAATCTGTCCGCCCTTGGTCACGTGAGAAACGATAAAAACCGGTATTTCTGAACTCTTGGCGCTCGACACCAGGGCATTTGCGCACTCTCTAACCTGCACTATCGAACCTGGCAGGGAGGGAACGTCTGATAACTTGAGTGTTTGGAGAGAGTCGAATACCATGAGTGCATACCTGGAAATATCGCCAGTTCTGATGAAGGTGATATCGTTTGCCGACATAATATGGATGTTTCCTGTGTTCGCCAGGCCAAGTCTGTCGGCTCTCATTTTCAACTGTCGGGGCGATTCTTCACCCGAAACGTAGAGAACCTGGCTGTCTCTGGCTATATAGTTGGAGAGCTGAAGCATGAAGGTAGATTTTCCGATTCCCGGTTCCCCGCTTATTAGAACTGCGCTTCCGGGAACGATCCCACCTCCGATGGACCTGTCGAACTCCTCCATCCCGCTTTTTAAACGAGGCGATTCTTCGATGCTTACATCCGAAAGAGGTTTTATGTCTACCTGCCGCGTCTCTTGAGAGATTCTGTTATCGGTGTGATTGAAGGTCACCGCTGTGTTCCACTCTCCACAAGAGGGGCATTTCCCGAACCAGGCCGGTGATTCGTAGCCGCAGGCATCACAGACATAACTTTGCTTTTTCTTCATAGACTTCTTGATAAAGCTCTCCTTTCTTCGAATATCTTCGATTTATTATAATACACAGGGGGCACAACGAATGTGCCCCCTTTTGAATTAATTAAACGTCAATAGCGATCTATCAGGTTGTAGCGCTGACTTCGGCTTTCTCATCTTTTTTTCTGGTGAAGACCAGCAGCTTGTTCTTCAACTCGATAGTGATCATGTCTCCCTCGTGGAATCTTCCGCGAAGTAGCTCCTCTGAGAGCGGATCTTCAACATACTTCTGTATAGCCCTCTTTAAAGGTCTCGCACCGTACACGGGATTGAACCCTTCCTCAACGAGAAAGTCTTGAGCCTTTTCACTCAACACCAGTTCAAGATGCTTCTCTTTCAGGCGTTTGCGCATATCTCTCATCAGGATATCTATAATCACCTTTATCTGTTCTTTTGTCAATTGATGGAACACGACGATTTCATCGAGCCTGTTGAGAAACTCCGGTCTAAAAGTCTTCTTGACCTCTTCCAGGACTGATGTCTTCATCGATTCGTACTCCCTGTCCTGGCGGGTGGATTCCACAAAACCGATCGAGGTCTTGGTCTTGTTGATGAATTCGCCTCCCAGGTTGCTGGTCATTATTACTATGGTGTTCCTGAAATCTACCTGCCTTCCCTGTGAATCGGTGAGCCGTCCGTCGTCCATGATCTGAAGAAGGATATTGAATATG
This portion of the Mesotoga infera genome encodes:
- a CDS encoding DUF3298 and DUF4163 domain-containing protein is translated as MKKALLLLFMISLVVLAMAMTEELPEMVFVSGGNIIYVGGTHITEDSTICAVNLQIPFIEGLTRPGFESYINSLIKSEVEQYSKEIQKMAADAYEASKEDEWPFRTFDVYVVYTAYLSNGILSIDMIFSEFTGGAHPNAARRTYNIDISGNHLVSLKSLFPSEDFENKLNELLFSKIKEREDLWPAEFKGVQPDQGFYLNAGRLYIYFQPYEIGPWASGMPEFSFLLTDLM
- a CDS encoding WecB/TagA/CpsF family glycosyltransferase; translated protein: MRFLDFDLQDRDLDSAASELLDGVKSGKKYFVLTLNALIVYEYLRNRDYHEALERVNYVVPDGSGVLKAIKLLNKRKVGRVPGIDLMLTICKLASMGNKRIYLLGSKTDTVTKTIKNLKERYPGLNIAGYHNGFFDESESDTIVSEINNSRADILFVGMGVPKQELWITENLDRLNVKVLMGVGGSFDVISGNLKRAPAWMQRLGLEWFYRTIQEPRKRLRLIPKLVKFELHILKSYLCLRRGGSG
- a CDS encoding amidohydrolase family protein, encoding MIVTNVLAFTNDFANPLVDDALVRFENGEITYVGPRREYSIQEDEEVVDGEKGLLLPAFCNAHLSIYSSVSSYPLKIIKGYENGAGYFNNLLKSGYSKTNEKIAKVSAELAVLKALKSGTVSFSGPIFDCPEVDAEFYRELARRYGVNIAVGPVVVKESIESIIERWHEVPRDSNFCPLIYVSELATYDEEDLIKLRDLYSKGINLNLFIFDMKQENDLCLSRWGESLIERLLKNGILVPECGIIYGGNLSETDMDIISNRRIFVTKSIRSEMYAGTFQPNIADLLGRGMHVSIGTGFMGTELIEEAREIVLSERYHKHYDNVVIDYEIRKTLYDNNYKLAQRFFGKRTGVIKEGYSADLLLAKPVLDFERLDPELPTVLQLILKTSCESNYEKVWNTGELILDKGFPQRISRKELKDLSRDIKNLEL
- the disA gene encoding DNA integrity scanning diadenylate cyclase DisA; its protein translation is MERSEFIEKLKIIAPGTPLRHALDDIQDASIGGLIFFVDDYKKYSNLMQIGFLLNCSFNANKLYELAKMDGAIVVTEDLSTIIGANVQLIPDHNISTNQTGMRHRAAERMAKETGKMLVAVSKRRNTMTIFFGDYVYTLNNVETLTSKITQTIRTAEKYKEAFIEALTGMEFMERAGSLTLFDVVKTIQKGLMVMMIGQEAEITIAELGNHGRFPQMQITEMLVNVGEEIENLVLDFSDELVEPEELEEILTRLNGLTEKEINSFGSILRILGYDITTASQAVEYFIRSRGIRFARHIPRIPLHVAINLGREFGTLFNLLESTEDELKDVDGIGEKRASAIRHAIDIYKKSGQVTIPGF
- the radA gene encoding DNA repair protein RadA yields the protein MKKKQSYVCDACGYESPAWFGKCPSCGEWNTAVTFNHTDNRISQETRQVDIKPLSDVSIEESPRLKSGMEEFDRSIGGGIVPGSAVLISGEPGIGKSTFMLQLSNYIARDSQVLYVSGEESPRQLKMRADRLGLANTGNIHIMSANDITFIRTGDISRYALMVFDSLQTLKLSDVPSLPGSIVQVRECANALVSSAKSSEIPVFIVSHVTKGGQIAGPKLIEHLVDTVLYFEASKTGYRFLRTVKNRFGPSDEIAVFEMTSSGLKEIADISSVFVEDFVSSPGNIIAVISEGSRAFLVEIQALVSRPIYGTPRRLSTGVPLERVLLVAAVLTKRANIPLDSLDLYVNVAGGLQIEDTGVDLAVATALISSFTDTAIPDNFAVFGELGLDGTVRSVSSAERRLDRVKNSPFNEVISPEGKNGIKDVKQLLRLIGGIKSGEK